The Flavobacteriales bacterium genome segment ATCCTATGTACACCAATTCATTCGAACTGGCATTCTTAAAGCGTGGCGAGAAGATCACCTTCAATCCGTCCATCTACCATCAATATACCACCGATCTTTTCCAAATGGCCGTCAACCGGAATGCCGAGGGGGTGCTGATCGCTCAGAGTATCAATGCTGGGACCGAAGAACTACTCGGAGTAGAATTGATAAGTACCTATAGTCCAAAACAATGGCTTCGACTGACCCATGAAGTGAATTTCTTCGCCTTCCGCCAAGAAGGACTCTTCGATGTAGAAGGGAAAAGCTGGACATCTAATCTCATGTCAGTAGTACGTGCCAAGAAATTCAGCGCTCAGTTGGGACTTCGATATCGCGCACCACGCAAGACCGGACAGATCGAGCGATATGGCCAGTACTGGGTAGACCTAGGTGCGAGTCAAGACCTCTGGAACGATCAAGTGACCATTGCCTTCAACTTTAGGAATATCATGGACTCCAGGACCAACCCCGAACTCGTGATCGGTGACGACTATACCTTGGACCGGGTATTCGTATGGTCTGGCAGACGTGCTATGATCACCGCTACATATCGATTCAATCGCAAGAAGAGCGATCGAGACCGATTACCTGATTAAACTTTTCCTTAGTCCGTATCTGATTCCACTCGCACCTCCTCGAATCCGATCGGGATCTCGATGGTCAGGCTTCCATTCTCCGTACGATCGAAGCTGGCCTTGGACTTGATACCATCGATACTTATCTGCTCCGCCTCAAAAGGCAGACCGATCAATTCCAATCTCGCTTTGGTATAAGAGGGTTTGAATCGACCTCTGAGGTGCTGACGGATGAGCACATCGGTCTTGCTACCCACAGTGGTCAAAGTGCGGATGTTGAAGAGGCCTTTTTTGTACTCGTACCCATCTCCGGCATCCTCATAGATCTCACTTCTAGTCTTCTTCTCGCCATAGAATATCTTCAGTGTCAGTACGTCTACCTCCTTCTCCCCAACATACTGCATGACCGGATATTCCGGGATGACCGATCCTGCTCGCGCAAAGAGCGGCATGCGGTCGAGAGGTGTCGGTACACTCTGCTCGCGCTTTCCTTCATATCGCGTATGGTCGAAATAGTCATACCATCGACCTTTTGGGAAATACATATATCGGCTCTGCACTCCGGGTTCGTTGACCGGGCATACGAGTAGGTGATCCCCATATAGGAATTCCTCATTGCGGTTGAGCGTATCCTTATCCTGGACATCTACGAAGGCCAAGGGTCTGAGCATGGGAGTACCAGCAGTACTGTTCTGCCAGAAGGTGGAATAGAGATAGGGCAAGAGGCGATAGCGGAGTTCGATGAACTTACGCGAGATGTCTTCAGCCTCTTTGTTGAATGACCACGGCTCTTGCGCTCCATGGTCGCCCGAACTGTGTACGCGCATCATAGGGTGGAACACGCCCAACTGCATCCATCGGATGAACAGCTCCGATCCTGGATGTTCTGTGAATCCTCCGATATCGCTTCCCACGAAACTATGTCCACTGATGGCCATGCGCTGACACATGATATTGGCC includes the following:
- a CDS encoding DUF5110 domain-containing protein, coding for SMVGRPVQGVDRDIGVRGVWNDMNEPAVFKVESKTFPPDVRHHYDGHPCSHRKAHNVYGMQMARATYHGLKDHGRPNRPFVITRSMYSGTQRYSATWTGDNIANWEHLWLANIMCQRMAISGHSFVGSDIGGFTEHPGSELFIRWMQLGVFHPMMRVHSSGDHGAQEPWSFNKEAEDISRKFIELRYRLLPYLYSTFWQNSTAGTPMLRPLAFVDVQDKDTLNRNEEFLYGDHLLVCPVNEPGVQSRYMYFPKGRWYDYFDHTRYEGKREQSVPTPLDRMPLFARAGSVIPEYPVMQYVGEKEVDVLTLKIFYGEKKTRSEIYEDAGDGYEYKKGLFNIRTLTTVGSKTDVLIRQHLRGRFKPSYTKARLELIGLPFEAEQISIDGIKSKASFDRTENGSLTIEIPIGFEEVRVESDTD